CGTGCAAAAGCGTCAGGAGATCAACCGAAAAGGCTCAGTCGCGTGAAGCTGCCGTGCCCGGAATGCTCTCGTAGGGCACCCGGAAGACGCGGTCATCGAACTGCACACCCGTCTTGACGTTGAAGATCATCACCGACGTATCCTTGCCCTGATTGTCGGTGATCGTCCACTGGCGCAGATCATACGTCTTCGGATCGAACATCATGGTGATCGTCGAGTTTCCGAACACCGTATTGTTGCCGAGCGCGATCGTCGTCAGGTCCGACTCCTCCTTCACACCCTTCACCATGCCGGCCGAAAGGTCGATATGCTGCGCCAGGAGCAGGCTGAGCGGAGTCTTCGATAGTGGATAGAGATCCCAGGTCTTGAGCTTGGTATTGCCGATGGCGACATTCTTGCCGTCGGCGATTACCCGCATGGGCGACGGATCGT
This DNA window, taken from Rhizobium etli CFN 42, encodes the following:
- a CDS encoding outer membrane lipoprotein carrier protein LolA, translated to MRNSDSFLSGLAMTRRDLLSVFTVAAMASAVPLSAIAQAAAPASGTAQAIADHFSGVTTMQGEFVQFGPRGEQTGGKFFIQRPGKLRFNYDDPSPMRVIADGKNVAIGNTKLKTWDLYPLSKTPLSLLLAQHIDLSAGMVKGVKEESDLTTIALGNNTVFGNSTITMMFDPKTYDLRQWTITDNQGKDTSVMIFNVKTGVQFDDRVFRVPYESIPGTAASRD